One stretch of Niallia sp. XMNu-256 DNA includes these proteins:
- the sufC gene encoding Fe-S cluster assembly ATPase SufC, with product MAGSVLTIKDLHVSIEEKEILKGVDLEIKGGEIHAIMGPNGTGKSTLSSAIMGHPKYEVTKGNVTLDGKEVLEMEVDERAREGLFLAMQYPSEISGVTNADFLRSAINSRRGEGNEISLMKFIKEMDKKMDSLEMDPDMAQRYLNEGFSGGEKKRNEILQLMMIQPKFAILDEIDSGLDIDALKVVANGINDMRGENFGCLLITHYQRLLDYITPDFVHVMMQGRIVKSGGPELAQRLEAEGYDWIKQELGIEDETVGQEA from the coding sequence ATGGCAGGATCTGTACTAACGATCAAAGATTTACACGTTTCAATAGAGGAAAAGGAAATATTAAAAGGTGTGGACCTAGAGATAAAAGGTGGGGAAATCCACGCGATTATGGGACCAAACGGAACTGGGAAGTCGACTTTGTCTTCTGCAATTATGGGGCACCCAAAATACGAGGTAACAAAAGGGAACGTAACTTTAGATGGAAAAGAAGTTCTAGAAATGGAAGTAGATGAGCGAGCACGTGAAGGTCTATTCCTTGCAATGCAATATCCAAGTGAAATCAGTGGAGTAACAAATGCGGATTTCTTACGTTCAGCGATTAACAGTCGTCGTGGAGAAGGAAATGAAATTTCTTTAATGAAGTTTATTAAAGAAATGGATAAGAAAATGGATTCCCTTGAAATGGATCCAGACATGGCACAACGTTATTTAAACGAAGGATTTTCAGGTGGAGAGAAAAAACGTAATGAAATTCTTCAATTAATGATGATTCAACCTAAATTTGCAATCTTAGACGAAATTGACTCTGGTCTTGATATTGATGCATTAAAGGTTGTTGCTAATGGAATTAACGACATGCGTGGAGAGAATTTCGGTTGTCTGTTAATTACGCACTATCAACGTTTATTAGATTATATTACTCCTGACTTTGTGCATGTAATGATGCAAGGTCGAATTGTGAAATCTGGCGGTCCTGAACTTGCTCAAAGATTAGAAGCAGAAGGATATGATTGGATTAAGCAAGAACTAGGAATCGAAGACGAAACAGTTGGTCAAGAAGCGTAA
- the sufD gene encoding Fe-S cluster assembly protein SufD — translation MTTELINSFGKEYISSFSKEMGEPAWLTELRINAFETAENTPLPFVDKTNIDKWNFTQFEKHIVKSEDFSSFDHLPEEVKALINVSESNQSLYIQRNNRPTLLSLTKEMQDKGVIFTDIFTAAREHGELLQKYLMKDCVKVDENKLTALHAAFVNGGVFLYIPKNVELTEPIQAVFLHDDAEANLFNHVLIVAEANSSVTYVENYISTVASTGNVFNLVTEVIANDNAKVQYGAVDNLSEGVTTYVNRRGNAARDAKIGWSLGMMNEGNTVSDNTTNLLGDGSYGDAKAVVVGTGEQIQNFTTKITHFGRNSAANILSRGVLQEGSTAIFNGIGKIEHGASKSDAQQESRLLMLSEKARGDANPILLIDEDDVTAGHAASVGRVDQSQLYYLMSRGISKKEAERLIIHGFLAPVVNELPIEGVKQQLVEVIERKVK, via the coding sequence ATGACGACAGAATTAATAAATTCTTTTGGGAAAGAGTATATTAGCTCTTTTTCCAAAGAAATGGGCGAACCTGCCTGGTTAACAGAGTTAAGAATAAATGCCTTTGAGACTGCGGAGAATACCCCACTACCATTCGTTGATAAAACGAATATTGATAAGTGGAACTTCACGCAATTTGAGAAGCATATTGTAAAAAGTGAAGATTTCTCAAGTTTTGATCATCTTCCTGAAGAAGTGAAAGCATTAATTAATGTGAGTGAAAGCAATCAGTCACTATATATCCAAAGGAATAACCGTCCGACTCTCCTTTCACTTACAAAAGAGATGCAAGATAAGGGTGTTATTTTTACTGATATCTTTACAGCGGCAAGAGAGCACGGAGAATTATTACAAAAATATTTAATGAAAGATTGTGTGAAGGTTGATGAGAATAAATTAACGGCCTTACATGCAGCTTTTGTTAATGGTGGCGTATTCCTTTATATTCCGAAGAATGTTGAATTGACAGAACCAATTCAAGCCGTTTTCCTGCATGATGACGCGGAAGCTAATTTATTCAATCATGTATTAATTGTAGCGGAAGCTAACAGCTCAGTTACTTATGTTGAAAACTATATTTCTACTGTTGCAAGTACAGGCAACGTATTCAACCTTGTAACTGAAGTCATTGCAAATGATAATGCAAAAGTACAATATGGAGCGGTTGATAATCTTTCTGAAGGGGTAACCACTTATGTAAATCGCCGTGGAAACGCTGCAAGAGATGCTAAAATCGGTTGGTCACTAGGAATGATGAATGAAGGAAACACGGTTTCAGACAATACAACGAATCTTCTAGGTGATGGTTCATACGGGGATGCCAAAGCCGTTGTAGTTGGAACAGGTGAGCAAATTCAAAACTTTACTACAAAGATCACCCATTTTGGACGAAACTCAGCTGCAAATATTTTAAGTCGTGGTGTATTACAAGAAGGTTCTACGGCGATTTTTAATGGAATTGGAAAAATCGAACATGGTGCTTCAAAATCAGATGCACAGCAGGAATCTCGACTTTTAATGTTAAGTGAAAAGGCTCGTGGAGACGCAAACCCAATTTTATTAATAGATGAAGATGATGTTACTGCAGGACATGCTGCATCTGTGGGTCGTGTTGATCAAAGTCAGTTATATTACTTAATGAGTCGCGGAATTTCTAAAAAAGAAGCAGAACGACTTATCATTCACGGATTCTTAGCTCCTGTTGTGAATGAATTACCAATTGAAGGAGTTAAACAGCAGCTCGTTGAAGTGATTGAAAGGAAAGTAAAATAA
- a CDS encoding cysteine desulfurase, with amino-acid sequence MNINEIRKQFPILHQEVNGHPLVYLDSAATSQKPVQVIEAISNYYRQDNSNVHRGVHTLGTRATDSFEGAREKVRKFINAKSIQEIIYTRGTTTALNLVASSYGAANLREGDEIIISYMEHHSNLIPWQQVAKQTGATLKYFPLQEDGTLSLDDVRATITPNTKLVALTMVSNVLGTMNPIKEIAQIAHQNGAVIVVDAAQGAPHMSIDVQDLDVDFLAFSGHKMCAPTGIGVLYGKKQLLENMDPIEFGGEMIDFVGLYESTWKELPWKFEGGTPIIAGAIGLGAAIDFLQEIGLDNILDHEHKLAAYALEKMATVEGLTIYGPAEANQRAGVITFNLSDVHPHDVATVLDAEGIAVRAGHHCAQPLMKWLDVSATARASFYLYNTEEDIDKFVEGLVKTKEYFSDVF; translated from the coding sequence ATGAATATCAATGAGATTCGGAAACAATTTCCAATTTTACATCAAGAAGTCAACGGGCATCCGCTAGTTTATCTTGACAGTGCTGCAACATCTCAAAAGCCCGTTCAGGTGATAGAAGCTATTTCAAATTATTATCGTCAAGATAATTCCAATGTCCATCGTGGTGTTCACACTCTTGGTACAAGAGCAACAGATTCTTTTGAAGGGGCACGCGAAAAGGTACGGAAATTTATTAATGCGAAGTCCATTCAGGAAATCATTTATACAAGAGGGACAACAACAGCGCTAAATCTAGTCGCTTCTAGTTATGGGGCAGCAAATTTGCGTGAAGGTGATGAAATTATTATTTCCTATATGGAGCACCATAGTAATTTGATCCCATGGCAACAAGTTGCTAAGCAAACTGGTGCAACATTAAAATATTTTCCGCTGCAAGAGGATGGAACATTATCTCTCGATGATGTTCGTGCAACGATTACACCTAATACGAAGCTAGTTGCATTAACCATGGTTTCAAATGTTCTAGGTACGATGAACCCGATTAAAGAAATTGCACAAATTGCTCATCAAAATGGAGCTGTTATTGTTGTTGATGCTGCTCAAGGTGCACCACATATGAGCATTGATGTTCAGGATCTGGATGTGGATTTTCTCGCTTTTTCTGGTCATAAAATGTGCGCGCCGACAGGTATTGGTGTTCTTTATGGAAAAAAACAATTGCTTGAAAACATGGATCCCATTGAATTTGGCGGTGAAATGATTGATTTTGTAGGACTTTATGAGTCTACATGGAAAGAACTGCCATGGAAGTTTGAGGGTGGAACTCCGATTATTGCTGGTGCAATTGGTTTAGGAGCGGCAATCGACTTTTTACAAGAAATTGGATTAGATAATATTCTAGATCATGAGCACAAATTAGCGGCTTATGCTTTAGAAAAAATGGCAACAGTTGAAGGCTTAACGATTTACGGTCCAGCAGAAGCGAATCAGCGCGCTGGTGTAATTACATTTAATCTTTCAGATGTTCATCCACATGATGTTGCAACAGTTCTTGATGCAGAAGGAATCGCTGTAAGGGCTGGACACCATTGTGCACAACCATTAATGAAATGGTTAGACGTGTCAGCAACAGCTAGAGCTAGTTTCTATCTGTACAATACAGAAGAAGACATTGATAAATTTGTGGAAGGACTTGTGAAAACAAAGGAGTATTTTAGCGATGTCTTCTAA
- the sufU gene encoding Fe-S cluster assembly sulfur transfer protein SufU, with protein sequence MSSNNLDVLYRQVIMDHYKNPRNKGVIEDDSLTINMNNPTCGDRIQLTLKVENDKVVDAKFTGEGCSISMSSASMMTDAIKGRPIEEALKLAHIFSEMVQGKDPDALLDDEDLDLGDIEALSGVCKFPARIKCATLAWKAMEKALHEEEK encoded by the coding sequence ATGTCTTCTAATAATCTAGATGTCCTTTATCGACAAGTCATAATGGATCATTATAAAAATCCACGAAATAAAGGTGTTATTGAAGATGATAGTCTGACGATCAACATGAATAATCCAACATGTGGAGATCGGATTCAATTAACACTTAAAGTAGAAAATGACAAAGTAGTAGATGCCAAATTTACAGGGGAAGGCTGCTCGATTTCGATGTCATCCGCTTCTATGATGACAGATGCGATTAAAGGCAGACCGATTGAAGAAGCCTTGAAATTAGCTCATATTTTTTCAGAAATGGTTCAAGGGAAAGATCCAGACGCTCTTCTTGATGATGAGGATCTTGATCTTGGGGATATTGAAGCACTATCAGGTGTCTGCAAATTCCCAGCAAGGATTAAGTGTGCTACATTAGCATGGAAGGCAATGGAGAAAGCACTTCACGAGGAAGAAAAGTAA
- the sufB gene encoding Fe-S cluster assembly protein SufB, whose translation MAKKAPEIGDYKYGFHDKDVSIFRSERGLTKEIVEEISKMKEEPQWMLDFRLKSLDIFYSKPMPQWGGDLASLNFDEITYYVKPSEQAERSWDEVPEEIKQTFDKLGIPEAEQKYLAGVSAQYESEVVYHNMKEDLEEQGIVFKDTDSALKENEDIFREHWAKVIPPTDNKFAALNSAVWSGGSFIYVPKGIKVDTPLQAYFRINSENMGQFERTLIIVDEGASVHYVEGCTAPVYTTNSLHSAVVEIVIKKDAYCRYTTIQNWANNVFNLVTKRAVCEENATMEWIDGNIGSKLTMKYPAVILKGEGARGLTLSIAIAGKGQNQDTGAKMIHLAPNTSSTIVSKSISKHGGNVTYRGIVKFGRNAEGARANIECDTLIMDNESTSDTIPYNEVMNDNISLEHEAKVSKVSEEQLFYLMSRGISEQEATEMIVMGFIEPFTKELPMEYAVEMNRLIKFEMEGSIG comes from the coding sequence ATGGCAAAAAAAGCGCCAGAAATCGGTGATTATAAATATGGTTTTCACGATAAAGACGTCTCCATTTTCCGGTCAGAACGCGGATTAACAAAGGAAATTGTAGAAGAAATTTCAAAAATGAAAGAAGAGCCACAGTGGATGCTCGACTTCCGTTTGAAATCATTGGATATTTTTTACAGCAAGCCAATGCCGCAATGGGGTGGGGATTTAGCATCATTAAATTTTGATGAAATCACTTACTATGTAAAACCATCTGAGCAAGCTGAAAGATCTTGGGATGAAGTACCAGAAGAAATCAAGCAAACATTTGATAAGCTAGGAATTCCTGAAGCTGAACAAAAGTATTTAGCAGGAGTTTCTGCTCAATACGAATCAGAAGTAGTTTACCATAATATGAAGGAAGACTTAGAGGAACAAGGGATTGTCTTTAAGGATACAGACTCAGCTTTAAAAGAAAATGAGGATATTTTCCGTGAGCACTGGGCAAAAGTTATCCCACCAACTGATAATAAATTTGCTGCGTTAAACTCAGCGGTTTGGTCTGGTGGTTCCTTTATCTATGTTCCAAAAGGAATTAAAGTGGACACTCCACTCCAAGCGTATTTCCGCATCAACTCTGAAAACATGGGACAATTTGAACGTACATTAATCATTGTTGATGAAGGGGCATCTGTTCACTATGTTGAAGGATGTACAGCACCTGTTTATACGACTAACTCTCTGCATAGTGCAGTTGTTGAAATTGTCATTAAAAAGGATGCTTACTGCCGTTATACAACGATTCAAAACTGGGCGAACAATGTGTTCAACCTTGTGACAAAGCGTGCGGTATGTGAAGAGAACGCAACAATGGAATGGATCGATGGGAATATTGGTTCTAAATTAACAATGAAGTACCCAGCGGTCATTTTAAAAGGTGAAGGTGCTCGTGGTTTAACTCTTTCAATCGCGATTGCTGGTAAGGGACAAAACCAAGACACTGGTGCAAAAATGATTCACTTAGCTCCAAACACATCTTCCACTATTGTATCGAAATCAATTTCTAAGCATGGTGGAAATGTAACATACCGTGGTATCGTGAAATTTGGCCGAAATGCTGAAGGTGCACGTGCAAACATTGAATGTGACACATTAATTATGGATAATGAATCCACCTCAGATACGATCCCTTATAATGAGGTAATGAATGATAATATCTCACTTGAGCATGAAGCAAAGGTTTCGAAGGTTTCTGAAGAACAACTATTCTATTTAATGAGCCGTGGTATTTCAGAGCAAGAGGCAACAGAAATGATTGTAATGGGCTTCATTGAGCCATTTACAAAAGAACTTCCGATGGAATATGCTGTTGAAATGAATAGACTTATCAAGTTCGAAATGGAAGGTTCGATCGGTTAA
- a CDS encoding sulfite exporter TauE/SafE family protein, with product MEYIVLLIIGLLAGTIGSLVGLGGGIVIVPALLYLGTTGFLTEATPQIAAGTSLLVIIFTGLSSSISYYKQKRVDIKTGLILFIGGGPGGMVGAWVNKQLNADHFSLGFGLFMIFISIVLMYKDKLPPLKRTSERGVWRTFIDPDGKEYTYGFQPVIAIPIAFIVGFLGGLLGIGGGALMVPSLILLFHFPAHIAVATSMLLLFFTSLTSSITHIWLGHIIWLYALALIPGAWLGGTLGAKINQKLPSKAIIILLRLVLIIVGIRLIIDGLI from the coding sequence ATGGAATATATTGTATTACTTATAATCGGACTTTTAGCTGGTACAATCGGAAGCCTTGTTGGGTTGGGTGGGGGAATTGTAATTGTTCCTGCTTTACTATATTTAGGGACAACCGGTTTTTTGACGGAAGCAACACCCCAAATTGCAGCAGGAACTTCCCTTTTGGTGATTATCTTCACAGGACTATCCTCTTCCATTTCTTATTACAAGCAAAAAAGGGTGGATATTAAGACAGGACTTATTTTATTTATTGGTGGAGGTCCAGGAGGGATGGTAGGAGCCTGGGTTAATAAACAATTAAATGCTGATCATTTTTCTTTAGGATTTGGACTATTTATGATTTTTATTTCCATTGTTTTAATGTATAAGGATAAGCTCCCACCATTAAAAAGAACGAGTGAAAGAGGAGTTTGGCGCACATTTATAGATCCAGATGGAAAGGAATATACTTATGGTTTTCAACCAGTGATTGCCATACCAATCGCTTTTATTGTAGGGTTCTTGGGAGGATTACTTGGTATTGGTGGCGGTGCATTAATGGTACCATCATTAATCTTATTATTTCACTTTCCGGCTCATATTGCCGTAGCTACTTCCATGCTATTGCTATTTTTCACATCGCTAACAAGTTCTATTACGCATATATGGTTAGGACATATCATTTGGTTATATGCGCTAGCACTGATTCCAGGCGCATGGCTAGGAGGAACACTTGGGGCTAAGATCAATCAAAAATTACCGAGTAAAGCGATTATCATTTTACTGAGGTTAGTTCTAATTATTGTTGGAATACGCTTAATCATTGACGGTTTAATTTAA
- a CDS encoding bifunctional UDP-sugar hydrolase/5'-nucleotidase, whose translation MGEVIHIYHTNDLHSHFDHWPRIQSFLQNRKKWHQEHGESCFLFDIGDHADRWHPLTEATMGQENTRLLNETGIQAVTIGNNEGITFPHDGLDHLYDHRQFDVLVANLFKLDGNHPSWIKEHAIYETTTGIKVGVTGLTANYEHLYRLLGWKVIDPIETLKVQIAQLKDKCDIIVLLSHLGIHEDEMIGREFPDIDVVIGGHTHHILHEGKMVNNSLLTCAGKYGMYVGHIRLSFDNGKLLEKKAWLYSTNELPVVQDEKNIVKNLYRKGKAMLSQNVVSLNHPFMSKEEIAVLLCEATKEWCQADCALINEGLILEDFQSGILTKFELLKNCPHPINPCVVELTGSELKEVLIQSLDEKWKEMQIIGLGFRGKVMGKMIYSGIEVQKGPHSYQFFIDGVLLQPNVTYKIAIPDMFTFGRFFPSIFRAKNKHYFLPEFMRHLLEWKLGETEKQSVH comes from the coding sequence ATGGGTGAAGTGATCCATATTTATCATACGAACGATTTACATAGCCATTTTGATCATTGGCCTCGTATTCAATCGTTTTTACAAAATAGGAAAAAATGGCATCAAGAACATGGAGAGTCTTGTTTTTTGTTTGATATAGGAGATCATGCTGATCGTTGGCATCCTCTAACAGAAGCGACAATGGGTCAGGAAAACACCCGTTTACTAAATGAAACAGGAATTCAGGCCGTTACAATTGGTAATAATGAAGGAATCACATTTCCACATGATGGCTTGGATCACTTATACGATCATCGTCAATTCGATGTTTTAGTGGCAAATTTATTCAAGCTGGATGGAAATCATCCCTCATGGATAAAAGAACATGCCATTTACGAAACAACTACAGGGATTAAAGTTGGGGTTACTGGGTTAACGGCAAACTATGAGCATCTTTATAGGTTATTAGGTTGGAAGGTTATCGATCCCATTGAGACCCTTAAAGTTCAGATTGCCCAATTGAAGGATAAGTGTGACATTATTGTACTTCTATCACATCTCGGAATTCATGAGGATGAAATGATCGGTCGGGAGTTTCCTGATATTGATGTTGTAATTGGTGGTCATACCCATCATATTTTGCATGAGGGGAAAATGGTAAATAACTCGCTATTGACATGTGCTGGTAAATACGGAATGTATGTGGGACATATTCGCCTATCATTTGATAATGGAAAACTACTTGAGAAAAAGGCATGGTTATATAGTACGAATGAATTACCTGTTGTACAAGATGAAAAAAATATCGTGAAGAATCTTTATCGCAAGGGAAAAGCAATGCTTTCACAGAATGTTGTATCTTTAAATCATCCGTTTATGTCGAAAGAGGAAATTGCGGTACTTTTATGTGAAGCGACGAAAGAATGGTGTCAGGCAGATTGTGCGCTAATTAATGAGGGACTAATTCTTGAGGATTTTCAATCAGGAATACTTACTAAATTTGAGTTATTAAAAAATTGTCCTCATCCAATTAATCCATGTGTAGTCGAGCTTACAGGATCAGAACTTAAAGAAGTCCTGATTCAATCATTGGATGAGAAGTGGAAGGAAATGCAAATTATTGGCCTGGGATTTCGAGGAAAAGTGATGGGGAAAATGATTTACAGTGGAATTGAAGTTCAAAAGGGACCACATTCTTATCAATTTTTTATCGATGGAGTATTACTGCAACCCAATGTAACATATAAAATTGCTATTCCTGATATGTTTACATTCGGGCGCTTTTTTCCATCAATTTTTAGAGCAAAAAATAAACATTACTTTTTACCGGAATTTATGAGGCATTTATTAGAATGGAAATTGGGGGAAACAGAAAAACAATCTGTCCACTAA
- a CDS encoding DUF1805 domain-containing protein — MIDVTPIDINGNTFLSISVQLPKTNLLVVTSDKGYIMCGALDVSLLNEKLKDRKVIAGRATGVKTIEQLLEAPLESVTYEAEALGIYKGMIGKEAMLKMI, encoded by the coding sequence ATGATTGATGTAACTCCCATCGACATAAATGGAAACACTTTTCTTAGTATATCTGTCCAATTGCCAAAAACGAATTTACTTGTGGTGACCAGTGATAAAGGCTATATCATGTGTGGAGCTCTTGATGTCTCACTTCTAAATGAAAAGCTAAAAGATCGGAAAGTCATTGCGGGTAGAGCGACTGGTGTTAAAACAATCGAACAGCTTTTAGAGGCACCATTAGAATCAGTAACTTACGAAGCGGAAGCACTAGGAATTTATAAAGGCATGATCGGCAAAGAAGCCATGCTTAAAATGATATAA
- the yunB gene encoding sporulation protein YunB yields MPKLKFRKSMFNKRKIAKKGPLPFRYVLLLTFVFFIFSTAIGFWIVDKELEPVLMAYAKSESVNLATLVINDAVEQQLKEKSDDTLFSSIPNSDEVNNIQLDAEGILRRQTDIERRILENLKKAEEGELSILHSQENMDVGTDGKHGNGIHFNVPLGRVTDNALLANLGPDVPVEFSVIGDVQSDIKTKVVEFGINGGVIEVSMEVEIQVEVIMPFSADSTVVTRNIPIGMGVFRGDVPQFYNGSGKTNPSIQLPKD; encoded by the coding sequence TTGCCTAAGCTTAAATTTCGAAAATCGATGTTTAACAAAAGAAAAATTGCCAAAAAAGGGCCACTTCCTTTTCGATATGTATTGCTACTTACGTTTGTGTTTTTTATTTTTTCAACAGCGATCGGTTTCTGGATTGTTGATAAGGAACTCGAGCCTGTGTTAATGGCTTATGCGAAGTCTGAATCTGTCAATTTAGCCACACTCGTTATAAATGACGCCGTGGAACAGCAACTAAAAGAAAAATCAGACGACACTTTATTTAGTTCAATTCCTAATTCAGATGAAGTTAATAATATTCAATTAGATGCGGAAGGCATCTTAAGAAGACAAACGGATATTGAGAGAAGAATATTGGAAAATTTAAAAAAGGCGGAAGAAGGAGAGTTGTCAATTCTACATTCCCAAGAAAATATGGATGTAGGAACAGACGGGAAACATGGGAATGGAATTCATTTCAATGTGCCATTAGGACGGGTGACTGATAACGCTTTGCTTGCTAATCTTGGGCCTGATGTTCCAGTAGAGTTTTCTGTTATCGGGGATGTACAGTCAGACATTAAAACAAAAGTTGTTGAGTTTGGAATCAATGGAGGGGTTATTGAAGTATCCATGGAAGTTGAAATTCAAGTTGAGGTGATTATGCCATTCTCGGCAGATTCCACAGTTGTAACAAGGAACATTCCAATCGGAATGGGTGTTTTCCGAGGCGATGTCCCACAATTTTACAACGGAAGTGGTAAAACGAATCCATCCATTCAATTGCCTAAAGACTGA
- a CDS encoding M23 family metallopeptidase has product MRRVMLCIVSLMVLLFNGPIAKAAESDQNDIFTKRMELYQSVESLTNIPWYYLAAIDQYERNVRQSRKDLPKAEGITGIYIPPEKWVGLLNPDITDENPFSIQFFQGMGTDGDQDGIASLSNDFDVIYSMANYILNYGTNHDYVKLALWDYYNRDKTVGIILDKAKIYKHFGHLNLEKHAFPLPLRSNYSYKNTWGDARGWGGRRIHEGTDIFANYGVPVKATSYGIVEMKGWNKYGGWRVGIRDINNNYHYFAHLNGFAKDLHKGQIVEPGQIIGSVGASGYGPPGTSGKFPPHLHYGIYKDNGRTEWSFDPFPHLKLWERQERQQLHKK; this is encoded by the coding sequence ATGCGCCGAGTTATGCTGTGTATCGTCTCATTGATGGTGCTTCTCTTTAACGGTCCAATTGCAAAGGCAGCAGAAAGTGATCAAAATGACATTTTTACAAAAAGAATGGAATTGTATCAAAGCGTTGAATCCTTGACAAATATTCCCTGGTATTACCTTGCTGCTATTGATCAGTATGAACGAAATGTGCGGCAGTCTCGCAAGGATTTGCCAAAAGCAGAAGGAATCACAGGTATTTATATTCCACCTGAAAAATGGGTCGGCCTTTTAAATCCAGATATAACAGATGAAAACCCGTTTTCCATTCAATTTTTTCAAGGAATGGGAACCGATGGAGATCAAGATGGAATAGCTTCCCTTTCTAATGACTTTGATGTCATTTATTCAATGGCTAATTATATTCTGAACTATGGAACCAATCATGATTATGTGAAATTAGCACTTTGGGATTATTATAATAGGGATAAAACCGTTGGGATCATACTTGATAAAGCTAAAATTTATAAACATTTTGGACATCTAAATTTAGAAAAACATGCATTTCCACTTCCACTAAGAAGTAACTATAGTTATAAAAACACTTGGGGGGATGCAAGAGGTTGGGGTGGACGAAGAATTCATGAAGGAACAGATATATTTGCAAACTATGGGGTCCCAGTTAAAGCTACTTCCTATGGAATTGTTGAAATGAAGGGTTGGAATAAATATGGCGGTTGGAGGGTTGGAATCCGTGATATTAACAACAACTACCATTACTTTGCTCATTTAAATGGCTTTGCTAAAGATCTACATAAAGGGCAAATTGTAGAACCAGGGCAAATCATCGGAAGTGTTGGTGCTTCCGGATATGGGCCACCCGGAACTTCTGGTAAATTTCCGCCCCATCTTCATTATGGAATTTACAAAGATAATGGACGTACTGAGTGGTCATTTGATCCATTCCCACATCTCAAATTATGGGAAAGGCAAGAAAGGCAGCAACTCCATAAAAAATAG
- the lipA gene encoding lipoyl synthase translates to MSKKQGTYERKPEWLKIKLNTNDSYTGLKGLMREKKLHTVCEEARCPNIHECWAERRTATFMILGDTCTRACRFCAVKTGLPTEFDLAEPERVADSVVTMNLKHVVITMVSRDDLKDGGSGVLAETIRAIRRKNPFTSIEVLPSDMGGVFENIKTIMDAKPDILNHNIETVERLTPRVRARATYERSLEVLRRAKELQPQIPTKSSLMIGLGETKEEILATMDDLRANNVDIMTIGQYLQPTKKHLPVIKYYHPDEFKELKEIAMEKGFSHCESGPLVRSSYHADEQVNEAAKHMQQLGETELKNA, encoded by the coding sequence ATGAGTAAAAAACAAGGAACATATGAGCGTAAACCGGAATGGTTAAAAATAAAGCTTAACACGAATGATAGTTACACAGGCTTAAAAGGTTTAATGCGAGAAAAGAAATTACATACAGTTTGTGAAGAAGCACGCTGTCCAAATATTCATGAATGCTGGGCTGAAAGAAGAACTGCTACATTTATGATTCTTGGTGATACATGCACACGGGCTTGTCGTTTCTGTGCGGTTAAGACAGGTCTTCCAACGGAGTTTGATTTGGCGGAACCAGAAAGAGTTGCAGACTCTGTTGTTACGATGAATTTAAAACATGTTGTTATTACAATGGTGTCACGTGACGATTTAAAAGATGGCGGTTCAGGTGTGTTAGCTGAAACGATCCGTGCGATCCGTCGAAAAAATCCGTTTACTTCAATCGAGGTTTTACCATCTGATATGGGCGGTGTTTTCGAAAATATTAAAACAATAATGGATGCAAAGCCAGATATCTTGAATCATAATATTGAAACTGTTGAAAGATTAACCCCGAGAGTTAGAGCAAGAGCTACTTACGAGCGTTCTTTGGAAGTTTTAAGGAGAGCAAAAGAGTTGCAACCACAAATTCCAACTAAATCAAGTTTAATGATTGGACTTGGAGAAACAAAAGAAGAAATTCTTGCGACTATGGATGATCTGCGGGCAAATAATGTAGATATTATGACTATCGGACAATATCTGCAACCAACTAAAAAACATTTACCAGTTATTAAATATTACCATCCTGATGAGTTTAAAGAGTTGAAAGAAATTGCAATGGAAAAAGGCTTTAGTCACTGTGAGTCAGGTCCACTTGTACGTTCTTCTTATCACGCTGATGAACAAGTTAATGAAGCAGCAAAACATATGCAGCAGCTTGGTGAAACTGAATTAAAAAACGCATAA